The following are from one region of the Cloacibacterium sp. TD35 genome:
- a CDS encoding HAD family hydrolase: protein MNIKNIIFDFGGVVMDWDPRYFFRDFFNDEEKMEYFLGNIATNEWNAEQDRGRSVAEANALLISKHPEWEKEILAYYENWHIMLRSDIPENVNVLHKLKGKYELFGLTNWSAEFFPYALANYEFFNVFEGKIVVSGEEKLIKPNPKIWEVLLDRYQIKAEESVFIDDNFHNIETAKSLDFITVHVNKNINLETELKNLGLDF from the coding sequence ATGAATATCAAAAATATCATCTTTGATTTTGGCGGAGTGGTTATGGACTGGGACCCGCGTTATTTTTTCAGAGATTTTTTCAATGACGAAGAAAAAATGGAATATTTCTTGGGAAATATAGCCACTAATGAATGGAATGCCGAACAAGACCGAGGCAGAAGCGTAGCTGAAGCTAATGCTTTGCTCATTTCTAAGCATCCAGAATGGGAAAAAGAGATATTGGCGTATTATGAAAACTGGCACATCATGTTGCGTTCAGACATTCCAGAAAACGTAAACGTTTTGCATAAATTAAAAGGAAAATATGAACTTTTCGGGCTCACGAATTGGTCGGCAGAGTTTTTCCCTTACGCTTTGGCAAATTATGAATTTTTCAATGTTTTTGAAGGGAAAATTGTAGTTTCTGGTGAAGAAAAACTCATCAAACCGAATCCTAAAATTTGGGAAGTTCTCCTCGACCGATATCAAATAAAAGCCGAAGAATCTGTTTTTATCGATGATAACTTCCACAACATTGAAACGGCAAAAAGTTTAGATTTCATCACGGTTCATGTG
- a CDS encoding type I restriction enzyme HsdR N-terminal domain-containing protein: MQLPKLNFKEDFVFDLKRDKDTFFIYDMVRKSWLVLTPEEWVRQHFVHYFTQVKKYAKSALILEKKLELNGTIKRIDLLITEKTVPKILIELKAPNITLTEQTFEQIARYNSVIGAEKIILSNGLQHIAARFENGTYHFENVEF, encoded by the coding sequence ATGCAGCTGCCGAAATTAAATTTTAAAGAAGATTTTGTTTTTGATCTCAAGCGAGACAAAGATACGTTTTTTATTTATGATATGGTAAGGAAATCTTGGTTGGTTCTCACTCCTGAAGAGTGGGTAAGACAGCATTTTGTGCATTATTTCACTCAAGTAAAAAAGTATGCGAAATCTGCATTAATTCTTGAAAAAAAACTAGAATTAAACGGAACTATCAAAAGAATAGACCTCTTGATTACCGAAAAAACAGTTCCTAAAATTTTGATAGAACTTAAAGCACCAAACATTACCCTTACCGAACAAACTTTTGAACAAATTGCCCGGTACAATTCAGTAATTGGTGCTGAAAAAATTATTTTGAGCAATGGTTTACAGCATATTGCTGCAAGATTTGAAAACGGAACCTATCATTTCGAAAATGTAGAATTTTAA
- the holA gene encoding DNA polymerase III subunit delta, producing the protein MKELEQIFKHIKNREFLPIYFFHGEEAFFIDAAVKALENDVLTEDEKAFNQTIVYGKDTNYNDILALSRQYPMMGDKQLIIVKEAQDLKLNEEEARILENYAENPVESTILVFAHKHKKVDSRKKVFKNLDKGNMLFHSEPVKDYNLAKWIEDEARNLQIKLAPGIAQLLADYLGNDLSRISNELNKMKLVLKEGEVLDGKLVETHIGISKEFNVFELQKALGKKDSNQAFKIAYYMGKNPKTNPIVMTIGNLYTFFSNVVMYHTVANQGQSLIASALGVNPYFVKDYAETARNYPLKFSTRIISVLREIDLKSKGLGAVNMEESELLKEMVYKILNIDKIKS; encoded by the coding sequence ATGAAAGAATTAGAACAGATTTTCAAACATATTAAAAATAGGGAATTTTTACCCATCTACTTTTTCCATGGCGAAGAAGCTTTTTTTATAGACGCAGCTGTAAAAGCATTAGAAAATGATGTGCTTACAGAAGACGAAAAAGCTTTTAACCAAACGATAGTCTATGGCAAAGATACCAATTATAATGATATTTTGGCACTTTCTAGACAGTATCCTATGATGGGAGACAAGCAACTCATCATCGTAAAAGAAGCGCAAGATTTAAAATTAAATGAAGAAGAAGCAAGAATTCTAGAAAACTACGCAGAGAATCCTGTAGAATCTACCATTTTGGTCTTTGCGCACAAGCATAAAAAAGTAGACAGCCGAAAAAAAGTTTTCAAAAATTTAGACAAAGGAAATATGCTCTTTCACAGTGAACCTGTAAAAGATTATAACTTGGCGAAATGGATAGAAGACGAGGCTAGAAATCTTCAAATAAAATTAGCACCGGGAATTGCTCAGCTATTGGCAGATTATTTAGGGAATGACCTTTCCAGAATTTCCAATGAACTCAATAAAATGAAGTTGGTGCTGAAAGAAGGTGAAGTTTTAGATGGTAAACTGGTAGAAACGCACATTGGGATTTCAAAGGAATTTAATGTTTTTGAATTACAAAAAGCACTCGGAAAAAAAGACAGCAATCAAGCCTTCAAAATTGCTTATTACATGGGAAAAAATCCCAAAACCAATCCTATTGTAATGACCATAGGAAATCTCTATACTTTTTTTAGCAATGTGGTGATGTATCATACTGTAGCGAATCAAGGACAAAGTCTTATCGCTTCGGCATTAGGCGTGAATCCTTATTTTGTGAAAGATTATGCAGAAACTGCTAGAAATTATCCTTTGAAATTTTCGACCAGAATTATATCAGTCTTGAGAGAAATTGATTTAAAATCAAAAGGTCTAGGAGCGGTAAATATGGAAGAAAGTGAACTTTTAAAAGAAATGGTCTACAAAATTCTAAACATTGATAAAATCAAAAGCTAG
- a CDS encoding YitT family protein, which yields MIKNIWRHIILLILRLQGEADTSRYKVIKTKNNILVSLRNEVKNILLITIGVFSAGFGFKGFLLTNKFIDGGATGISLLVSALTEIPIYYLIPLINLPFIIMGHKTVGINFAVKTALAIGGLALVLANVDFPNVTNDNILVAVFGGFFLGAGIGLSIRGGAVIDGTEVLALYLSKKLGTTIGDVIIIINVMIFSAAAYFLGVEIALYSMITYLSASKTLDFIVEGIEEYIGVTIVSSKCEEIKEMIYNKLGRGVTVYNGKKGFGKRGMKEDSDIIFTVITRLEVSKLTTELEKIAPTAFVVMHTVKDTKGGMIKKRPLKN from the coding sequence ATGATTAAAAACATCTGGAGACATATCATTTTACTCATTCTTCGTTTACAAGGCGAGGCAGATACAAGTCGATATAAAGTTATTAAAACCAAAAATAATATTTTGGTTTCACTAAGAAACGAAGTCAAAAATATTTTACTCATCACCATCGGAGTATTCTCTGCAGGTTTCGGTTTTAAAGGATTTCTTTTGACCAATAAATTTATTGATGGTGGCGCAACAGGAATTTCGTTGTTGGTTTCTGCGTTGACAGAAATTCCGATTTATTACTTAATTCCTCTCATCAATTTGCCCTTCATTATTATGGGGCACAAAACGGTGGGAATTAATTTTGCGGTAAAAACAGCACTTGCAATTGGTGGATTGGCTTTGGTTTTAGCGAATGTAGATTTTCCAAATGTGACCAATGATAATATTCTAGTGGCAGTATTTGGAGGTTTCTTTTTAGGAGCAGGAATCGGACTTTCTATTAGAGGAGGTGCTGTAATTGACGGAACCGAAGTTTTAGCGCTTTATCTGAGTAAAAAATTAGGGACGACTATTGGAGACGTGATTATCATTATCAATGTGATGATTTTCTCTGCTGCAGCTTATTTTTTAGGAGTAGAAATCGCGTTATATTCTATGATTACGTATTTATCGGCTTCTAAAACGCTGGATTTTATTGTAGAAGGGATTGAAGAATACATCGGGGTAACCATCGTTTCTTCAAAATGTGAAGAGATTAAAGAGATGATTTACAATAAATTAGGAAGAGGAGTTACCGTTTATAATGGTAAAAAAGGCTTCGGAAAACGAGGAATGAAAGAAGATAGCGATATTATTTTTACCGTTATTACCCGTTTAGAAGTGAGCAAACTGACTACGGAATTAGAAAAAATAGCACCTACCGCATTCGTAGTGATGCATACCGTAAAAGATACTAAAGGTGGAATGATTAAGAAAAGACCATTGAAAAATTAA
- the trxB gene encoding thioredoxin-disulfide reductase yields the protein MENNILDCVIVGSGPSGYTAAIYAARADLKPELYTGLEPGGQLTTTTEVENFPGYPEGITGPEMMMDLQKQAERFETKVHYEMITKVEFSKEVGGVHKLWAGEKEISAKTVIISTGATAKYLGLEDEKKYSGGGVSACATCDGFFYRGKDVVVVGAGDTAAEEATYLSKLCNKVTMLVRKDHFRASKAMIHKVNNTPNIEVKFNHELIAIEGENSLVERAVVINNQTQETSKIDVHGIFIAIGHKPNTDVFAGQINLDENGYIITEGKSSKTNLPGVFAAGDVQDHVYRQAITAAGSGCMAAIDAERYLSELE from the coding sequence ATGGAAAATAATATATTAGATTGCGTGATTGTAGGTTCTGGGCCATCTGGTTACACTGCTGCTATATATGCAGCCAGAGCAGATTTAAAACCTGAACTATATACTGGTTTAGAGCCAGGAGGTCAATTAACAACAACTACAGAAGTAGAAAATTTCCCTGGTTATCCAGAAGGAATTACAGGTCCTGAAATGATGATGGATTTGCAAAAACAAGCCGAAAGATTCGAAACCAAAGTACACTATGAAATGATTACGAAAGTAGAATTTTCTAAAGAAGTAGGGGGCGTTCATAAACTTTGGGCAGGAGAAAAAGAAATTTCAGCAAAAACAGTCATTATTTCTACAGGGGCTACAGCTAAGTATCTAGGTTTAGAAGATGAGAAAAAGTATTCTGGAGGTGGAGTTTCTGCATGTGCTACATGTGATGGATTTTTCTATCGTGGAAAAGATGTAGTAGTTGTAGGAGCAGGAGATACTGCAGCAGAAGAAGCTACTTATCTTTCTAAGTTGTGTAACAAAGTAACCATGTTGGTAAGAAAAGACCATTTCAGAGCTTCTAAAGCGATGATTCATAAGGTAAACAACACACCAAACATAGAAGTGAAATTTAATCACGAATTGATTGCTATCGAAGGAGAAAATAGCTTAGTAGAAAGAGCAGTGGTAATCAACAATCAAACGCAAGAAACATCTAAGATTGACGTTCATGGTATTTTCATTGCTATTGGTCACAAACCGAATACAGATGTTTTTGCTGGTCAGATTAATTTAGATGAAAACGGATACATCATCACAGAAGGTAAATCTTCTAAAACCAATTTACCAGGTGTATTTGCAGCAGGTGATGTACAAGACCACGTTTACAGACAGGCAATTACTGCAGCAGGTTCTGGTTGTATGGCAGCAATAGATGCAGAACGTTATTTATCAGAATTAGAATAA
- the crcB gene encoding fluoride efflux transporter CrcB gives MKTLVYIFLGGGLGSVMRYLVSFYTSKLLPIGSFPLGTFLVNLIGCFLIGLFSSYFIKVDNSLKFLLITGFCGGFTTFSTFAAENYSLLQNQNYIVLISYVLLSIILGIIAVILGFQVAGN, from the coding sequence TTGAAAACCTTAGTTTACATATTTTTAGGGGGCGGATTAGGGAGTGTAATGCGGTATTTGGTATCGTTTTACACTTCCAAACTCCTTCCTATTGGGAGCTTTCCTCTCGGAACATTCTTGGTAAACCTCATAGGCTGTTTTTTAATAGGTCTTTTTTCGTCTTATTTTATTAAAGTAGACAATTCGCTTAAATTTCTATTGATTACAGGTTTTTGTGGAGGTTTTACCACGTTTTCTACTTTTGCTGCAGAAAACTATTCTTTATTACAAAATCAAAATTATATAGTGTTAATTTCTTATGTTTTATTGAGCATAATCTTAGGAATTATAGCAGTAATATTAGGTTTTCAGGTAGCAGGCAATTAA
- a CDS encoding pirin family protein, whose translation MKTIFHQADSRGFANHGWLKSHHTFSFANYYNPERIHFGTLRVLNDDQVSGGMGFGAHPHDNMEIISIPLEGDLEHKDSMGNHGIIRHGEIQVMSAGTGVVHSEFNANKEKDVKFLQIWLFPRERNVTPRYDQKKIDGDQNNQFLQILSPNQNTEGVWIHQDAWFSLTTMDQDFETTYDVKKNGNGVYFFILEGSAEIVGQEMERRDGLGVWETDKITVKSTSDSTKILVMDVPMEM comes from the coding sequence ATGAAAACAATTTTTCATCAAGCAGATAGCAGAGGTTTTGCAAACCACGGTTGGCTAAAAAGTCATCACACTTTTAGTTTTGCCAATTATTATAATCCAGAAAGAATTCATTTTGGTACATTACGTGTATTAAATGATGATCAAGTAAGTGGCGGAATGGGCTTTGGCGCACATCCACATGATAATATGGAAATCATCAGTATTCCTTTAGAAGGAGATTTAGAACACAAAGATAGTATGGGTAATCATGGCATCATTCGTCACGGCGAAATACAGGTCATGAGCGCTGGAACTGGTGTTGTACACAGTGAATTTAATGCCAATAAAGAAAAAGACGTGAAATTCCTTCAGATTTGGTTATTTCCTAGAGAAAGAAATGTAACTCCTAGATATGACCAAAAGAAAATTGACGGAGACCAAAATAACCAGTTTTTACAGATACTATCGCCTAATCAAAACACTGAAGGAGTATGGATACACCAAGACGCATGGTTCAGTTTAACAACTATGGACCAAGATTTTGAAACCACTTACGATGTAAAGAAAAACGGCAATGGTGTTTACTTTTTCATCTTAGAAGGTTCTGCTGAAATCGTGGGTCAAGAAATGGAAAGAAGAGATGGTCTTGGCGTTTGGGAAACCGATAAAATAACTGTAAAATCTACTTCTGATAGTACAAAAATTTTAGTAATGGATGTACCAATGGAAATGTAA
- a CDS encoding GNAT family N-acetyltransferase, whose amino-acid sequence MDNNLDQIELVKNERKRRFELEVNGFLGFINYGDFGGGNYALVHTEIDPALEGKGVGKVLVLKTLNYIKNEGKKILPYCPFVFAYIKRHPEWKHLVDENFEGYSQL is encoded by the coding sequence ATGGATAACAATTTAGACCAAATAGAATTGGTGAAAAACGAAAGAAAGAGAAGATTCGAATTAGAAGTCAATGGTTTTCTAGGTTTCATTAATTATGGGGATTTCGGTGGTGGAAATTACGCATTGGTACATACCGAAATAGATCCTGCACTAGAAGGAAAGGGCGTAGGGAAGGTACTGGTGTTAAAAACATTGAACTATATAAAAAATGAAGGAAAAAAAATATTACCTTATTGTCCTTTCGTTTTTGCTTACATAAAAAGACATCCTGAGTGGAAACACCTTGTAGATGAAAATTTTGAAGGATACAGTCAGTTATAA
- a CDS encoding pirin family protein has protein sequence MQSQVGLILEEKPADIGNFLVGRLLPFRDKRSVGPFVFIDHMGPSCLKNHQNFDVLPHPHIGLATLTYLFEGAIFHRDSMGNALEIKPGEVNWMTAGKGVRHSERTPDYLRDSPQFLHGFQIWIGLPKHLEQSEPAFTHVEKNDLPFWEQDGVNYKLIAGEVMGKKSPVPVYSPLYFLEIKTQKAQKLNLGEYFFGEVGMYVLDGTVKIDGQGFGTKQLLIAKTATICEFETSENATIYLFGGEPLSEPRYMFWNFVSSDIDLIEKAKKDWYDQNTEAFPLIPDDDEEYVPLPKSIFDVKKD, from the coding sequence ATGCAATCACAAGTAGGACTTATTTTAGAAGAAAAACCTGCCGATATAGGGAATTTTTTAGTGGGGCGCCTTCTTCCTTTTAGAGACAAACGTTCCGTAGGCCCATTTGTTTTTATTGATCATATGGGACCAAGTTGTCTAAAAAACCATCAGAATTTTGATGTTTTGCCTCATCCTCACATAGGCTTAGCTACGCTTACATATCTTTTTGAAGGAGCAATTTTTCATAGAGATAGTATGGGAAATGCTTTAGAAATAAAACCAGGAGAAGTAAACTGGATGACAGCAGGAAAAGGAGTAAGGCATTCCGAAAGAACACCTGATTATTTGAGAGATTCACCACAGTTTCTGCATGGTTTTCAAATTTGGATAGGTTTACCAAAGCATCTGGAGCAAAGTGAACCTGCTTTTACTCATGTAGAAAAAAATGACCTTCCTTTTTGGGAGCAAGACGGGGTAAATTATAAACTTATTGCTGGAGAAGTAATGGGCAAAAAATCCCCAGTTCCCGTGTATAGTCCTCTTTATTTCTTAGAAATCAAAACACAGAAAGCCCAAAAACTAAATTTAGGAGAATATTTTTTTGGTGAAGTAGGAATGTATGTGTTAGATGGCACAGTAAAAATAGATGGACAGGGGTTTGGAACGAAGCAACTTTTGATTGCCAAAACAGCCACAATTTGTGAATTCGAAACGAGTGAAAATGCTACCATTTATCTTTTTGGTGGCGAACCTCTGAGTGAACCAAGATATATGTTTTGGAATTTTGTGAGTTCTGATATAGATTTAATTGAAAAGGCAAAAAAAGATTGGTATGATCAAAATACCGAAGCGTTTCCGCTGATTCCAGATGATGATGAGGAATATGTGCCACTGCCGAAATCTATTTTTGATGTCAAAAAAGATTGA
- a CDS encoding transcriptional regulator: MKNSLQIEPQVYQELVEFYGQLFDMPPLSAKIYAYLAFDFERKGLCFDELVGTFCASKSSISSSINFLLNAELIKSLNKIDERKRYFLINESFINIRFEEIVTRMKREIKILDQLSDFRRTRVDNTEYEKRYILYKSLLEKNIANIQETLDKL, encoded by the coding sequence ATGAAGAATAGCTTACAAATAGAGCCTCAAGTGTATCAAGAATTAGTAGAATTCTATGGTCAACTCTTTGATATGCCACCACTTTCTGCTAAAATATATGCCTACCTTGCTTTTGATTTTGAGCGTAAAGGATTATGCTTTGATGAATTAGTGGGAACTTTTTGTGCAAGTAAGAGTTCTATCTCTTCGAGCATTAATTTTTTGCTCAATGCAGAACTCATAAAATCATTAAATAAAATTGATGAAAGAAAGAGATATTTTCTCATCAACGAAAGCTTTATCAACATCAGATTTGAAGAAATTGTGACTAGAATGAAACGAGAGATAAAAATTTTAGACCAATTAAGTGATTTCAGAAGAACTCGAGTAGACAATACTGAGTATGAAAAACGTTATATATTGTATAAATCGCTGTTAGAAAAAAACATTGCCAATATTCAGGAAACATTAGATAAATTATAA
- a CDS encoding efflux RND transporter periplasmic adaptor subunit, whose amino-acid sequence MKNIFLVLILSLLSVISCKKQEEKKDGPKPYPVISVETRNVTGYDVYPAAIKGVVNNDVRAKIQGYITQVLVDEGQYVTAGQPLFRLETNILSENADAAKSGITAAQANVSAARAAVNAAQVEVNKLKPLVEKNIISNVQLQTALANLARAQAQLSQAVASQQQASANYKSVQANINYSIIRAPISGIVGKLPLKVGSLVGPSDATPLTTISDTRSVYAYFSMNEKEYLDFLEKSYGATVPEKIKNLPNVELELANGSLYPEKGRIEVVTGQIDPATGTIQFRVGFPNPSKLLTNGNSGAIRFPKFYDNTLVVPESATYEQQGMVYLFKVEKDTAKNTVIEVQDRINNMVIIKSGVNKGDKVVAAGIGGLKPGTAIIPKPAKFDSIVQSIKPLF is encoded by the coding sequence ATGAAAAATATTTTCTTAGTACTCATCTTATCTTTACTGTCTGTTATTTCTTGTAAAAAACAAGAAGAGAAAAAAGACGGTCCTAAACCTTATCCAGTAATCAGTGTAGAAACAAGAAACGTAACGGGATATGATGTCTATCCAGCTGCGATAAAAGGAGTGGTAAATAATGATGTACGTGCAAAAATACAAGGATATATTACTCAAGTTTTAGTAGATGAAGGCCAATACGTAACGGCTGGTCAACCACTGTTCAGACTAGAAACCAACATTCTGAGCGAAAATGCAGATGCGGCTAAATCTGGAATTACTGCGGCACAAGCCAATGTTTCTGCAGCAAGAGCGGCCGTAAATGCTGCGCAAGTGGAGGTAAATAAATTAAAACCTTTGGTAGAAAAAAATATCATCAGCAATGTACAATTACAGACGGCTTTAGCAAATTTAGCCAGAGCACAAGCACAACTGTCACAAGCAGTGGCTTCTCAGCAACAGGCATCTGCCAACTATAAATCAGTACAGGCGAATATCAATTATTCCATCATTAGAGCGCCTATTTCAGGAATTGTAGGTAAACTACCATTAAAAGTAGGGAGTTTGGTAGGACCTTCTGATGCTACACCGCTCACTACCATTTCAGACACACGTTCGGTATATGCGTATTTCTCAATGAATGAAAAAGAATATTTAGATTTCTTAGAAAAATCTTACGGAGCTACAGTTCCTGAGAAAATCAAAAATCTACCAAATGTAGAGCTAGAATTAGCCAATGGAAGTCTTTATCCAGAAAAAGGTAGAATAGAGGTTGTAACAGGTCAAATAGACCCAGCTACAGGAACCATTCAGTTTAGAGTAGGGTTTCCTAATCCTTCTAAATTACTCACCAACGGAAACAGTGGAGCCATCAGATTTCCTAAATTCTACGACAATACTTTAGTGGTTCCAGAAAGTGCTACGTATGAACAACAAGGCATGGTATATCTTTTCAAAGTAGAAAAAGATACTGCTAAAAACACAGTGATAGAAGTGCAAGACAGAATTAATAACATGGTTATCATCAAATCTGGTGTAAACAAAGGAGACAAAGTAGTAGCTGCAGGAATTGGCGGATTGAAACCAGGAACGGCAATTATTCCAAAGCCTGCAAAATTTGATAGCATTGTACAATCTATAAAACCGCTTTTCTAA